From the genome of Deinococcus sp. JMULE3, one region includes:
- a CDS encoding citrate/2-methylcitrate synthase, translated as MTNTASIAKGLEGVLFTESKLTFINGTEGILTHLGIPIQEWAENSTFEELSLALLNGQLPTAAELAQFDADLKANRAIPEALIEIIKGMPRGVHPMQALRTAVSYLGLLDPQSEDTSAEARRAIATRMIAQFSTIIAAINRAQEGQDIIAPRMDLTHAGNYLYMLSGKEPTAEQARLFDIALVLHVDHGMNASTFTAIATGSTLSDMYSCITSAIGALKGPLHGGANEAVMDMLDEVGTPDQAEGYITKKLDNKEKIMGVGHRVYKYFDPRSRVLRDYAEVVASKEGKSNYYQILETIEKVVVDRIGSKGIYPNVDFYSGTVYSDLGIKKEYFTPIFALARISGWCASLIEYTGNNRLLRPDAVYTGATDAHYVQLQDRQ; from the coding sequence ATGACGAACACCGCCAGTATCGCCAAAGGACTCGAAGGCGTTCTCTTCACCGAGAGCAAACTGACGTTCATCAACGGCACCGAAGGCATCCTGACCCACCTGGGCATTCCGATTCAGGAATGGGCGGAGAACAGCACCTTCGAGGAACTGTCCCTGGCCCTCCTGAACGGCCAGCTGCCCACCGCCGCCGAGCTCGCGCAGTTCGACGCGGACCTGAAAGCCAACCGCGCCATTCCCGAAGCGCTGATCGAGATCATCAAGGGCATGCCGCGCGGCGTGCACCCCATGCAGGCGCTGCGCACCGCCGTGTCCTACCTGGGCCTGCTGGACCCGCAGTCCGAGGACACCAGCGCCGAGGCGCGGCGCGCCATCGCCACGCGCATGATCGCGCAGTTCTCCACGATCATCGCCGCGATCAACCGCGCGCAGGAAGGGCAGGACATCATCGCGCCCCGCATGGACCTGACGCACGCCGGGAACTACCTGTACATGCTCAGCGGCAAGGAACCCACCGCCGAGCAGGCCCGCCTGTTCGACATCGCCCTCGTGCTGCACGTGGACCACGGCATGAACGCCAGCACCTTCACCGCGATCGCCACCGGCAGCACCCTCTCGGACATGTACTCCTGCATCACCAGCGCCATCGGCGCCCTGAAAGGCCCCCTGCACGGCGGCGCGAACGAGGCCGTGATGGACATGCTCGACGAGGTCGGCACGCCCGATCAGGCCGAAGGCTACATCACGAAGAAGCTCGACAACAAAGAGAAGATCATGGGCGTCGGGCACCGCGTGTACAAGTACTTCGACCCCCGCAGCCGCGTCCTGCGCGACTACGCCGAGGTGGTTGCCAGCAAGGAAGGCAAGAGCAACTACTACCAGATTCTCGAGACCATCGAGAAGGTCGTCGTGGACCGGATTGGTTCCAAGGGCATCTACCCGAACGTGGACTTCTACAGCGGCACCGTGTACAGCGACCTGGGCATCAAGAAGGAATACTTCACGCCCATCTTCGCGCTGGCCCGCATCAGCGGCTGGTGCGCCAGCCTGATCGAGTACACCGGCAACAACCGCCTGCTGCGCCCCGACGCCGTGTACACCGGCGCCACCGACGCGCACTACGTGCAACTCCAAGACCGCCAGTAA